A region of the Candidatus Nanosynbacter lyticus genome:
CCAGCTGCTCGAGACTCCAATTGAAAAAGTCAGGATTGTCATGTTTGATGATTAGCGACCCGTCAGGTTGTAATAATTCGGCATAAGTTTTTAGAAAATGCGGATGCGTCAAACGACGTCCAGCACTGCGCTTTCGCAGAAATGGATCAGAGAAGGTTAGCCAAATAGCATTTAGCGAGTTAGGTGTAAACAACTCGCCAAGCTGATCAGCCCGAGCTCTAACAAAAAACACATTATTAAGCCCGCGAGCCTCCGCTTCCCGCGCACCTTTCTGCAAGCGATCGCCCTTGACATCAACCGCCACAAACACCTGTTCCGGATGACGGGTCGCCAACTCCACTATAAACATACCGTTACCAGCACCAATTTCCACCACATCAACCTGGTGCGGTACCCATTCATCAA
Encoded here:
- the trmB gene encoding tRNA (guanosine(46)-N7)-methyltransferase TrmB, with protein sequence MSFVDPNQFIITRKRKKYKFALFHNSPLCFEFDEWVPHQVDVVEIGAGNGMFIVELATRHPEQVFVAVDVKGDRLQKGAREAEARGLNNVFFVRARADQLGELFTPNSLNAIWLTFSDPFLRKRSAGRRLTHPHFLKTYAELLQPDGSLIIKHDNPDFFNWSLEQLVTEGWCLKELTFDLHESDLGEDYKILTAYEQRWLSEGRIINFVKAAHR